The Mucilaginibacter yixingensis genome window below encodes:
- a CDS encoding glycosyl hydrolase, with the protein MYKKTMLHYAAGVACFIAGASLNARAQTPAEWKQEFMSPPASAKPRTWWHWTQSNITKEGITKDLEWMKRSGIAGFMLADVAAGGGQTVDKKLVFGTPEWKDAVHFAASEAERLGLEMSIFSSPGWSLTGGSWVKPEQAMKKLVWSETRIAGGKAFKGTLPQPPAQEGAGPNLANAPTRPGAKNFYADCAVIAYRTPADAAVVESQQPTITSASGTADAKVLTDENIMTGITVKTGADKIAWLQLAYPQQVLARSISIAASRGIPYGRVMASADGKTFHILTTIPGKSGYRGGNIRTYAFPDTRAQYFRIELTNTPVKPGEVISQATTAVDSAYTLSEIQLHSDGRVNRWEDKAGFNFLFEYTNTATPEVPQSAEIKAEDEIDLTSKMQPDGTLNWTPPAGNWTVLRFGYALTGSKNRPAIAAALGYEVDKMSKKHVTAYMDYYSKLVKDATGDLYGKSLQYYMMDSWEAGIQNWTDDMISEFKNRRGYDPTKYLPVMAGHIVGSAEESDRFLWDFRRTLVDLIAENHYGTVTDYLNKQGIKTYGEAGGVSLESIEDALLNKKYVNIPMGEFWVKDLHPSSMYYEDMRGAASASHVYGQNIVAAESFTGGNYESPATLKRLADYWFSQGLNRLVFHTSAHQPLDTKPGNTMVGTHINRNITWAEDALPFTTHLARCSYLLQKGKYVADVAYLLKEGAPSTMPFWGAGLQPAMPDGYQFDYLNTDAFLNLLTVDANGRLNLPSGMSYAVLVLPPTQKMSLPVLRKIKQLVEAGATIVGPKPISAPGLSAGADGDTELNDLSYQLWADLDGNSRTKRTFGKGRVYWNQPLKDVMADLAIPRDAAIERLPDEIAWTHRRDGDNDIYYVVNRTDTLQNFDITFRTGSKDVNLWNPDNGTVTPSAYTLTGNLTRVPMHLEPGQNMFVIFSGKAPMASRSVPVKTMSVLATLSGPWQLSFPPKWGAPESVQLANLSDWTTNTDEGIKYFGGTATYTKTIAIKPNWLNPGAAIWLDLGKVGDLAEVWLNGKRVDLAWYAPYRVDISKALKPGNNQLQIKVTNEWTNRLIGDKANPDKKVLANYVMPFGGMYKMQPSGLMGPVRLISPLAP; encoded by the coding sequence ATGTACAAAAAAACCATGCTGCACTATGCAGCGGGGGTGGCCTGCTTTATTGCCGGTGCATCGCTCAACGCGCGTGCTCAAACCCCTGCCGAGTGGAAGCAAGAATTTATGTCGCCCCCGGCGTCGGCAAAACCGCGCACCTGGTGGCACTGGACCCAAAGCAACATTACTAAAGAAGGCATTACCAAAGATCTGGAGTGGATGAAACGCTCTGGCATTGCCGGCTTTATGCTGGCCGACGTTGCCGCCGGCGGCGGACAAACCGTAGACAAGAAACTGGTATTCGGCACACCGGAGTGGAAAGATGCCGTACACTTTGCCGCGTCTGAAGCCGAACGCCTGGGCCTGGAAATGTCCATCTTCAGCTCGCCCGGCTGGAGCCTCACCGGCGGCTCATGGGTAAAACCAGAGCAAGCCATGAAAAAACTGGTGTGGAGCGAAACCCGCATCGCCGGAGGCAAAGCGTTTAAGGGCACGCTGCCCCAACCACCCGCGCAGGAAGGTGCCGGCCCTAACCTGGCCAATGCCCCTACCCGCCCCGGTGCTAAAAACTTTTATGCTGATTGCGCCGTCATCGCGTACCGCACGCCTGCAGATGCGGCCGTTGTAGAAAGTCAACAACCTACCATCACCAGCGCAAGCGGCACAGCCGATGCCAAAGTGCTGACCGATGAAAACATCATGACCGGCATTACCGTAAAAACCGGGGCCGATAAAATTGCATGGCTGCAACTGGCTTACCCGCAACAGGTACTGGCACGCAGCATTAGCATCGCGGCCTCGCGCGGGATTCCGTATGGCCGGGTGATGGCAAGTGCCGATGGTAAGACGTTTCATATTCTAACCACTATCCCGGGTAAATCCGGCTATCGTGGCGGCAACATCCGCACCTATGCGTTTCCGGATACCAGGGCACAATATTTCCGCATTGAGCTAACCAATACACCTGTTAAACCGGGTGAAGTGATATCGCAAGCCACAACAGCGGTTGATAGTGCTTATACCTTATCAGAAATTCAATTGCATTCAGATGGCCGCGTTAACCGTTGGGAGGATAAAGCAGGCTTTAACTTCTTGTTTGAATATACCAACACGGCCACACCCGAAGTGCCGCAGAGCGCAGAAATTAAAGCTGAGGACGAGATTGACCTGACCTCAAAAATGCAGCCCGACGGCACGCTGAACTGGACACCTCCGGCTGGCAACTGGACCGTCCTGCGTTTTGGTTATGCCCTTACCGGCTCAAAAAATCGCCCGGCTATAGCGGCGGCTTTGGGTTATGAGGTGGATAAAATGAGCAAAAAGCATGTAACCGCCTACATGGATTACTACAGCAAACTGGTAAAAGATGCCACCGGCGATCTATACGGCAAAAGCCTGCAATATTATATGATGGACAGTTGGGAGGCGGGCATCCAAAACTGGACCGACGACATGATCAGCGAGTTTAAAAACCGCCGTGGTTATGACCCTACCAAATACCTGCCCGTGATGGCCGGTCATATAGTAGGCAGCGCCGAAGAAAGTGACCGTTTCTTGTGGGATTTCCGCCGTACACTGGTGGATCTGATTGCCGAGAACCACTACGGCACCGTGACCGATTACCTGAACAAACAAGGCATCAAAACCTATGGCGAGGCGGGTGGCGTGTCGCTGGAATCAATAGAAGATGCATTGCTCAACAAAAAATACGTCAACATCCCAATGGGCGAGTTCTGGGTAAAAGATCTGCATCCATCGTCTATGTATTATGAGGATATGCGTGGCGCCGCTTCGGCATCGCATGTGTACGGCCAGAATATTGTGGCAGCCGAGTCATTTACCGGAGGCAATTATGAATCGCCCGCTACGCTAAAACGCCTGGCTGATTATTGGTTTAGTCAGGGCCTAAACCGTTTGGTGTTCCATACCTCTGCACACCAACCGCTGGATACCAAACCTGGTAACACCATGGTAGGCACGCACATAAACCGTAACATTACCTGGGCGGAAGATGCCCTGCCTTTTACCACACACCTGGCCCGCTGCTCATACTTGCTGCAAAAAGGCAAATACGTGGCTGATGTTGCCTACCTGCTTAAAGAGGGCGCACCATCAACCATGCCATTCTGGGGCGCAGGCCTGCAACCCGCCATGCCCGATGGCTACCAGTTTGACTACCTGAACACTGACGCCTTCTTAAACCTGCTCACAGTAGATGCCAACGGCCGCCTTAACCTGCCCAGCGGCATGAGCTACGCTGTGCTGGTACTGCCGCCTACACAGAAAATGAGCCTGCCCGTGCTACGCAAGATTAAACAACTGGTAGAAGCCGGCGCAACCATAGTTGGCCCGAAACCAATCAGTGCACCAGGGCTTTCTGCCGGGGCCGATGGCGATACGGAACTGAATGATCTGAGCTACCAGCTATGGGCCGATCTGGATGGCAACAGCCGCACCAAACGCACATTTGGCAAGGGCCGTGTTTACTGGAATCAGCCTTTAAAAGATGTGATGGCCGATCTGGCTATCCCACGGGATGCCGCCATTGAGCGCCTGCCTGATGAAATAGCCTGGACCCACCGTCGCGATGGTGATAATGATATTTATTACGTAGTTAACCGTACCGATACGCTGCAGAATTTTGACATCACCTTCCGCACCGGTAGCAAAGACGTTAATCTCTGGAATCCTGATAACGGCACCGTTACCCCATCGGCTTATACCCTTACCGGCAATTTAACCCGCGTGCCTATGCATCTGGAACCAGGGCAAAACATGTTCGTCATCTTTAGTGGTAAAGCGCCAATGGCATCGCGTAGCGTACCTGTAAAAACGATGAGCGTACTGGCTACCCTCAGCGGCCCGTGGCAATTAAGCTTCCCGCCAAAATGGGGCGCACCTGAGAGCGTTCAACTGGCTAACCTAAGTGATTGGACAACTAACACCGACGAAGGCATTAAATATTTCGGTGGCACAGCTACTTATACCAAAACCATCGCCATTAAACCTAACTGGCTTAACCCGGGAGCAGCCATCTGGCTGGATCTGGGCAAGGTTGGCGATCTCGCCGAGGTATGGCTAAACGGCAAACGGGTAGACCTGGCCTGGTATGCGCCTTATCGTGTAGACATCAGCAAAGCGCTTAAACCAGGCAACAATCAGCTGCAAATAAAAGTAACCAACGAATGGACCAACCGCCTGATTGGCGACAAGGCCAACCCCGATAAAAAGGTGCTGGCCAACTATGTAATGCCATTTGGCGGGATGTATAAAATGCAGCCATCGGGGTTGATGGGGCCGGTGAGGCTGATTAGCCCCCTAGCCCCTTAA
- a CDS encoding aldo/keto reductase gives MEYRKLGGSGLSVPVLSFGTATFGGGNEFFKAWGNSDVEDARRMVNLCLDAGVNLFDTANMYSRGLSEEILGKAIEGLQNRVLISTKATFAMSDDPNDYGSSRRHLIQACEESLRRLKVDHIDIYHMHGFDANTPVEETLSALNDLVTSGKIRYIACSNFSGWHLMKSLSVSERYGWSRYVAHQAHYSLLDREFEWELMSLGIDQNVGTIVWSPMSAGRLSGKFRRGTGMPADSRLGQGGAEGPATDYEHLYKIVDALDEVAEETGKTVAQVSLNWLLQRPTVCSLVIGARNEEQLKQNLDAAGWNLTVEQVKKLDAASDEYPVYPYWHQRNFPMLNIAPKLYK, from the coding sequence ATGGAATATAGAAAATTAGGCGGCTCGGGTCTTTCTGTGCCGGTGCTTAGCTTTGGTACGGCTACGTTTGGCGGTGGCAATGAGTTTTTTAAAGCCTGGGGCAACAGCGATGTAGAGGATGCCCGCCGCATGGTAAACCTGTGTCTGGATGCTGGCGTAAACCTGTTTGATACGGCCAATATGTATTCCAGAGGATTGTCTGAAGAAATACTGGGCAAAGCTATAGAAGGCCTGCAAAATCGTGTGCTCATCTCTACCAAGGCCACCTTTGCCATGAGTGATGACCCGAACGATTATGGTTCATCCCGCCGTCACCTGATCCAGGCTTGCGAGGAAAGCTTGCGCCGTTTGAAGGTAGATCATATTGATATTTACCACATGCACGGCTTTGACGCCAACACCCCTGTAGAAGAAACACTGAGCGCCCTGAATGATCTGGTGACCAGCGGCAAGATCCGTTATATTGCTTGCTCTAACTTTTCGGGCTGGCATCTGATGAAATCACTGTCGGTATCAGAGCGTTATGGTTGGTCGCGCTATGTGGCGCACCAGGCGCATTACTCATTGCTTGATAGGGAGTTTGAGTGGGAACTGATGTCGTTGGGGATTGATCAGAATGTGGGCACTATTGTTTGGAGCCCGATGTCTGCAGGTAGATTGAGTGGTAAATTCCGTCGTGGTACAGGCATGCCTGCCGATAGCCGCCTGGGTCAGGGTGGTGCCGAAGGTCCGGCAACTGACTACGAGCATCTATATAAAATAGTAGATGCGCTGGACGAGGTAGCCGAAGAAACCGGCAAAACCGTAGCCCAGGTATCTTTGAACTGGCTATTACAGCGCCCAACGGTTTGCAGCCTGGTAATTGGTGCCCGCAATGAGGAGCAGCTGAAGCAAAACCTGGATGCCGCGGGCTGGAACCTGACCGTAGAGCAGGTAAAGAAACTGGATGCCGCCAGCGATGAGTATCCCGTTTACCCATACTGGCATCAGCGCAACTTCCCGATGCTGAATATTGCGCCGAAGCTGTATAAGTAA
- the acs gene encoding acetate--CoA ligase, translating into MKINSFEDYQRVYERSVNEPEAFWSEIAETFQWRKKWDKVLDWNFTEPRIRWFDGAKLNITENCLDRHLEKLGNKPAIIWEPNDPTEDHRVLTYKQLHDKVCQFANVLKNNGAKKGDRICIYMPMVPELAIAVMACARIGAIHSVVFGGFSAQSIADRIQDAECNIVITADGTYRGAKLVELKNVIDDALVQCPSVQKVIVLTRSRTPVAMIKGRDLWWEDEIRKVETQGNPDCPAEEMDAEDMLFILYTSGSTGKPKGVVHTCGGYMVYAGYTFDTTFQYQPGEVYFCTADIGWITGHSYIVYGPLAQGATSVMFEGVPTYPDAGRFWQIVEKFKINIFYTAPTAIRSLMSFGTDFVNKYDLSSLTKLGSVGEPINEEAWHWFHDNVGKGKCDIADTWWQTENGGHMITPIIGVTPMKPGYASFPLPGIQPVLVDEKGDEVQGNGVSGNLCIKFPWPGMLRTTYGDHERCRQTYFATYPNMYFTGDGCLRDEEGYYRITGRVDDVLNVSGHRIGTAEVENAINMHSTVVESAVVGYPHDIKGQGVYAFVVNPGRKDDEDVTRRDIIATVSRLIGPIAKPDKIQFVSGLPKTRSGKIMRRILRKIAEGDTSNLGDTSTLLDPAVVEEIKAGAL; encoded by the coding sequence ATGAAAATCAATTCTTTTGAAGATTACCAGCGCGTTTATGAGCGCAGTGTGAATGAGCCCGAAGCTTTCTGGTCTGAAATAGCCGAAACTTTCCAATGGAGAAAGAAATGGGATAAAGTGCTCGACTGGAACTTTACCGAACCACGCATTCGCTGGTTTGACGGCGCCAAGCTTAACATTACTGAAAACTGTTTGGACCGCCACCTGGAAAAACTGGGTAACAAACCCGCCATTATCTGGGAGCCGAATGATCCGACGGAAGATCATCGCGTTCTTACCTATAAACAACTGCACGATAAAGTTTGTCAGTTTGCCAATGTATTAAAGAACAACGGCGCTAAAAAAGGCGACCGTATCTGTATCTATATGCCAATGGTGCCAGAGTTGGCCATTGCTGTGATGGCTTGCGCCAGGATTGGTGCTATTCACTCGGTAGTGTTCGGTGGTTTCTCGGCCCAATCAATTGCAGATCGTATTCAGGATGCAGAATGTAATATAGTAATTACAGCCGATGGTACCTACCGCGGTGCTAAACTGGTTGAACTTAAAAATGTGATTGACGATGCGCTGGTACAGTGTCCGTCGGTACAAAAAGTAATTGTGCTAACCCGCAGCCGTACACCAGTAGCCATGATTAAAGGCCGTGATTTGTGGTGGGAAGACGAGATCAGGAAAGTAGAAACCCAGGGTAACCCGGATTGCCCGGCCGAAGAGATGGACGCCGAGGATATGCTGTTCATCCTGTATACTTCTGGCTCTACCGGTAAACCAAAGGGTGTGGTACATACTTGTGGCGGTTACATGGTGTATGCCGGCTATACTTTTGATACCACATTCCAATACCAACCGGGCGAGGTTTACTTCTGTACGGCAGATATCGGCTGGATTACCGGTCACTCTTACATTGTTTACGGACCGCTGGCGCAAGGTGCTACCTCGGTGATGTTTGAGGGCGTGCCAACTTATCCGGATGCTGGCCGTTTCTGGCAGATTGTAGAGAAATTTAAGATCAACATATTCTATACCGCGCCAACGGCTATCCGCTCCTTAATGAGCTTCGGTACAGACTTTGTAAATAAGTATGACCTAAGCTCGCTGACCAAACTGGGGTCAGTAGGCGAGCCGATCAACGAGGAAGCCTGGCACTGGTTCCACGATAACGTGGGCAAAGGCAAATGCGATATTGCCGATACCTGGTGGCAAACCGAAAACGGCGGCCACATGATTACCCCGATAATAGGCGTTACGCCTATGAAGCCGGGCTATGCCTCATTCCCGCTGCCGGGCATCCAGCCGGTATTGGTGGATGAGAAAGGCGACGAAGTACAAGGCAACGGCGTGAGCGGTAACCTGTGTATCAAGTTCCCTTGGCCGGGTATGCTGCGCACCACTTATGGCGATCACGAGCGTTGCCGCCAGACCTATTTTGCCACTTACCCGAATATGTATTTTACCGGCGATGGTTGCTTGCGCGATGAAGAAGGTTACTACCGCATTACTGGTCGCGTTGACGACGTACTGAACGTATCCGGTCACCGTATTGGTACTGCCGAGGTAGAGAACGCTATTAACATGCACAGCACGGTGGTAGAATCAGCAGTGGTGGGTTATCCGCATGATATTAAAGGCCAGGGCGTATATGCCTTTGTGGTAAATCCCGGCCGTAAAGATGATGAGGATGTTACCCGCAGAGATATCATTGCCACGGTGTCACGCCTGATTGGTCCGATTGCTAAGCCTGATAAAATTCAGTTTGTAAGCGGCCTGCCCAAAACCCGTTCGGGCAAAATTATGCGCAGGATTTTAAGAAAGATAGCCGAAGGCGATACTTCAAACTTAGGCGATACATCGACCTTGCTTGATCCGGCTGTAGTAGAAGAGATTAAAGCTGGTGCGCTGTAA
- the rpmB gene encoding 50S ribosomal protein L28, producing MSRICDLTGKGAMNGHNVSNSNVKTKRKFYPNLKLKKFYIPEENKWITLKVSTSAVKTISKKGITACINKFVKEGSI from the coding sequence ATGTCAAGAATATGTGATTTAACAGGAAAAGGTGCGATGAACGGTCACAACGTTTCAAACTCAAACGTTAAAACCAAACGCAAATTTTATCCTAATTTAAAACTGAAAAAGTTTTATATCCCTGAAGAAAACAAGTGGATTACTTTGAAAGTATCTACTTCAGCTGTGAAAACAATCAGCAAAAAAGGCATCACCGCCTGCATTAACAAATTTGTAAAAGAAGGTTCTATATAA
- the rpmG gene encoding 50S ribosomal protein L33, with protein sequence MAKKGNRVQVILECTEHKESGMPGMSRYITTKNKKNTTERLELKKFNPVLRKVTVHKEIK encoded by the coding sequence ATGGCAAAAAAAGGTAACAGGGTTCAGGTAATTTTAGAGTGCACCGAGCATAAAGAGAGCGGTATGCCAGGTATGTCACGTTACATTACCACCAAGAACAAAAAGAACACTACCGAGCGTTTAGAATTGAAAAAATTCAACCCGGTATTACGTAAAGTAACCGTTCATAAAGAGATTAAGTAA
- a CDS encoding DUF4295 domain-containing protein yields MAKKVVATLKTGKGKEFSKVINSVRSPKTGAYSFKEQIVPNDNLKDVIK; encoded by the coding sequence ATGGCAAAGAAAGTAGTTGCAACCCTGAAAACAGGTAAAGGCAAAGAGTTTTCAAAAGTAATCAACTCGGTTAGATCACCTAAAACCGGTGCTTACTCATTCAAAGAGCAAATCGTTCCTAACGATAACCTTAAAGACGTTATCAAGTAA
- the ftsY gene encoding signal recognition particle-docking protein FtsY yields MGLFDFFKKKESTPQQQQALDSGLEKTKDSLLSKLTKAVAGKSTVDDDVLDELEEILVTSDVGVKTTLKIIERIQARVARDKYVGTTELNGLLRDEIQQLLAENNSNDFASFEYGNHKPYVIMVVGVNGVGKTTTIGKLAHQLKQTGNKVVLGAADTFRAAAVDQLQLWGKRVDVRVVAQPMGSDPASVAFDTLKSAVANGEDVAIIDTAGRLHNKVGLMNELTKIKNVMQKVVPNAPHEILLVLDASTGQNAIEQCKQFTEATAVNALALTKLDGTAKGGVVIGISDQFKIPVKYIGVGEGMDDLQLFDRKTFVESLFK; encoded by the coding sequence ATGGGATTATTCGATTTTTTTAAGAAGAAAGAAAGCACCCCGCAGCAACAGCAGGCGCTTGACAGTGGTTTGGAAAAAACCAAAGACAGCCTGCTCTCTAAACTCACCAAGGCCGTTGCCGGTAAATCTACCGTTGACGATGACGTGCTGGACGAGTTGGAAGAAATCCTGGTAACGTCTGACGTTGGTGTGAAAACCACCCTCAAGATTATTGAGCGGATCCAGGCACGTGTTGCGCGCGATAAATATGTTGGCACCACCGAGCTGAACGGCCTGCTGCGCGATGAGATACAACAACTGCTGGCAGAAAACAACAGTAATGATTTTGCCAGCTTTGAATATGGCAACCACAAACCCTATGTAATTATGGTAGTGGGCGTCAACGGTGTGGGCAAAACCACTACTATTGGCAAGCTGGCACATCAGCTGAAACAAACCGGCAACAAAGTGGTGCTGGGCGCTGCCGATACCTTCCGCGCTGCGGCGGTAGACCAGTTGCAATTGTGGGGCAAGCGTGTTGATGTGCGCGTTGTGGCACAGCCAATGGGTTCAGACCCAGCTTCGGTAGCTTTTGATACCCTGAAATCGGCTGTTGCTAACGGCGAGGACGTGGCCATAATTGATACCGCCGGTCGCCTCCACAATAAAGTGGGCCTGATGAACGAGCTGACCAAGATCAAAAACGTAATGCAGAAGGTTGTACCTAACGCACCGCACGAGATCTTGTTGGTGCTGGACGCATCAACCGGCCAGAACGCCATTGAGCAATGCAAACAATTTACCGAAGCTACAGCCGTTAACGCACTGGCATTAACCAAGCTTGACGGCACAGCCAAAGGTGGCGTGGTAATTGGCATCTCAGATCAGTTTAAGATCCCGGTGAAATATATTGGTGTGGGTGAGGGAATGGATGATCTGCAATTGTTTGACAGGAAAACGTTTGTGGAAAGCCTGTTCAAATAA
- the rimO gene encoding 30S ribosomal protein S12 methylthiotransferase RimO codes for MKTKEINKPKQEAKPRVNVVTLGCSKNIYDSEVLMGQLKGNQFDVVHEASKVKKDDIIVINTCGFIDNAKQESIDTILQYSDLKEQGKVGKVIVTGCLSERYKPELEAEIGNVDSWFGTNDLQNLLGSLGANYRHELIGERLLTTPSHFAYFKIAEGCNRPCSFCAIPLMRGKHASTPIEQLVDNAKNLAKNGTKELILIAQDLTYYGLDLYGKRNLDELLRRLSDVNGIEWIRLQYAYPSGFPMEILDVMNERENICKYLDMPLQHITDNMLKSMRRGITKQKTIDLVNEIRDKVPNIALRTTLITGYPGETEQDFEEMAQWVEDTRFDRLGCFTYSHEEKTHAHTLVDDVPDEVKQERADAIMEIQQGISFEINQTKVGETFKVLVDKKDGDFFVGRTQFDSPEVDNEVLIDATNNYATVGSFVNVKVDSAEDFDLYGQIVK; via the coding sequence ATGAAGACAAAAGAAATTAACAAGCCAAAACAGGAAGCCAAACCACGTGTAAACGTAGTGACCCTGGGCTGCTCTAAAAACATCTATGACTCTGAAGTACTGATGGGCCAGTTAAAAGGCAATCAGTTTGATGTGGTGCATGAGGCCAGCAAGGTAAAAAAAGACGATATTATCGTTATCAATACCTGTGGTTTTATTGACAACGCCAAGCAGGAGTCTATCGATACCATTTTGCAATACAGCGATCTGAAAGAGCAGGGCAAAGTAGGCAAGGTGATTGTTACCGGCTGTTTATCTGAGCGTTACAAACCTGAGCTGGAAGCCGAGATTGGCAACGTAGATTCATGGTTTGGTACTAATGATCTGCAAAACCTGTTGGGATCATTAGGCGCTAACTATCGCCATGAGTTGATTGGCGAGCGTTTGTTAACCACCCCATCTCACTTCGCATACTTTAAAATTGCCGAGGGTTGTAACCGCCCATGCTCGTTCTGCGCCATCCCGCTGATGCGTGGCAAACATGCCAGCACGCCGATAGAGCAATTGGTAGATAACGCCAAAAACCTGGCAAAAAACGGCACCAAAGAACTGATTCTTATTGCGCAAGACCTGACCTACTACGGTCTGGATCTGTATGGCAAACGTAACCTTGATGAACTGCTGCGTCGCCTGAGCGATGTAAACGGCATCGAGTGGATCCGCCTGCAATATGCTTATCCTTCGGGCTTCCCAATGGAGATTCTGGATGTGATGAACGAGCGCGAGAACATCTGCAAATACCTGGATATGCCGCTGCAGCACATTACAGACAACATGCTGAAATCAATGCGTCGTGGTATCACCAAGCAAAAAACCATCGATCTGGTAAATGAAATTCGCGACAAGGTGCCAAACATCGCCCTGCGCACTACCCTCATTACCGGCTATCCTGGCGAAACCGAGCAGGATTTTGAAGAGATGGCGCAATGGGTTGAAGATACCCGTTTTGATCGCCTGGGTTGCTTCACCTACTCGCACGAGGAAAAAACGCATGCCCATACTTTAGTGGACGATGTACCTGATGAAGTAAAACAAGAGCGTGCTGATGCCATTATGGAAATTCAGCAAGGTATCTCGTTCGAGATCAACCAAACAAAAGTTGGCGAGACGTTCAAAGTATTAGTTGATAAAAAAGACGGCGACTTCTTTGTGGGCCGCACCCAATTTGATTCGCCTGAGGTAGATAACGAGGTGCTGATTGACGCCACAAACAATTACGCCACTGTTGGCAGCTTTGTAAACGTTAAAGTTGACAGCGCCGAGGACTTTGACCTTTATGGACAGATTGTAAAATAA
- the bshC gene encoding bacillithiol biosynthesis cysteine-adding enzyme BshC: MDANCISYKDTGYFSQTVIDYLDDAPTLRPFYSYRPTFDGFSQIIPNKKNTADTDLLINVLRKQYEQSGIKLPLQAGGLGFTVTTGHQLNIFAGPLYFIYKIVTAIKLARQLKERFPEHNFTPVYWMATEDHDFAEINYTKIGGLKVQWQLDAAGATGRLLTKTIRQALNQYKGVLGMEQHGPELAALVETAYTKFDKLADATRYLVHALFGQYGLVIVDADDIELKREFAPIIEQDIIQQNSFKNITATDKKLHDIGVHTQIHSREINFFYLTDNLRERLSFEDGRYVVLNTEISFSEEELKQEIKEHPERFSPNVAMRPLYQEVILPNIAYIGGGAEVVYWLQLKANFDHYGVDFPILLLRNSGLLIHKEQRAKITNLQFTPKDLFTGTESLKQRWVTDHSEHNLTLASEWQEMEALFEKIKQRAGKIDSTLVPSTSAVEARLKKAVDNLEKKLMRAEKRTYGTRLEQIEQIKTALFPGNSLQERTENFGLYYVKWGQQLIEELIRHFEPLDFEFCILSE; encoded by the coding sequence ATGGACGCTAACTGTATCAGCTATAAAGACACCGGGTATTTCTCGCAAACGGTAATTGATTACCTTGATGATGCTCCTACCCTACGCCCCTTTTACAGTTATCGCCCCACCTTTGATGGTTTTTCCCAGATCATCCCAAACAAAAAAAACACTGCCGATACCGATTTATTGATCAACGTATTGCGTAAGCAATATGAGCAAAGCGGCATTAAACTGCCTCTACAAGCCGGGGGCCTTGGTTTCACCGTTACCACCGGTCACCAGTTAAATATCTTTGCCGGTCCGCTGTATTTTATTTATAAAATTGTTACCGCCATTAAGCTGGCGCGCCAGTTAAAAGAGCGTTTCCCTGAGCACAACTTCACTCCGGTGTATTGGATGGCTACCGAGGACCATGACTTTGCCGAGATCAATTACACCAAAATTGGTGGTCTCAAAGTGCAATGGCAACTGGATGCAGCCGGTGCAACAGGCCGACTGCTCACCAAAACCATCCGACAGGCGCTTAACCAATATAAAGGCGTACTGGGCATGGAACAACACGGCCCTGAACTGGCCGCGTTGGTAGAAACCGCCTACACCAAATTTGATAAACTGGCCGATGCCACCCGCTACCTCGTGCATGCCCTATTTGGTCAATACGGCCTGGTAATTGTTGATGCTGATGACATCGAACTGAAACGTGAGTTTGCACCTATCATTGAGCAGGATATTATTCAGCAGAACAGCTTTAAAAATATTACCGCGACCGATAAAAAGCTGCATGACATTGGCGTACACACCCAGATCCACTCGCGCGAAATCAACTTTTTTTACCTTACGGATAACCTGCGCGAACGATTGAGTTTTGAGGACGGTCGTTACGTGGTGTTGAATACCGAGATCAGTTTCAGTGAGGAAGAGCTAAAACAGGAGATCAAGGAACACCCTGAGCGTTTCAGTCCCAACGTGGCCATGCGCCCGCTATACCAGGAAGTAATTCTACCTAACATCGCCTACATAGGCGGCGGCGCCGAGGTAGTTTACTGGCTGCAGTTGAAAGCTAATTTTGACCATTACGGCGTTGATTTCCCCATCCTCCTGTTGCGTAATTCTGGCTTACTGATCCACAAAGAACAGCGGGCAAAAATTACCAATCTGCAGTTTACCCCAAAAGATCTGTTTACCGGTACCGAAAGCCTGAAACAGCGCTGGGTAACCGATCATTCAGAACACAACCTCACCCTGGCCAGTGAATGGCAGGAAATGGAAGCCCTGTTTGAAAAAATAAAGCAGCGCGCCGGTAAAATAGATAGCACCCTGGTACCCTCAACAAGCGCAGTAGAAGCCCGACTGAAGAAAGCCGTTGACAACCTGGAAAAGAAACTGATGCGCGCCGAAAAACGCACCTACGGCACCCGACTGGAACAGATCGAACAGATCAAAACCGCACTGTTCCCCGGTAACAGTCTGCAGGAGCGTACCGAAAACTTTGGCCTTTACTACGTAAAATGGGGCCAGCAACTGATTGAAGAACTGATCCGCCATTTTGAGCCGCTGGATTTTGAGTTCTGCATCCTGTCGGAATAA